Proteins encoded together in one Rubripirellula reticaptiva window:
- a CDS encoding NAD(P)H-binding protein translates to MNSNFLHRVKIMVAFSKSNSVRTPYAQPTGGASSGVHEPVDREIISVLGANCQLGHRIIEVSLRCGYQVQALTQSKLQHPADVDLRVLRSDGFLARDVQNVVRGSSCVINLCNVGNFVGSHDQLTSASITKIALAEMQRTRKTRYLLITHQSVSVPGDHRLGLHGLASRYLWPMMHRSRWRDMQDEVNALMQTQLAWTAVRCPQIKDVFGFGSISTDRHCPMGRFVALDRLARYLVHLKESNVYDQQAIFVASQSTRSSLASCTPKN, encoded by the coding sequence GTGAATTCCAACTTCCTCCATCGAGTCAAGATCATGGTCGCTTTCAGCAAATCCAATTCGGTCCGAACTCCCTACGCTCAGCCCACTGGCGGAGCATCCAGCGGAGTGCATGAGCCGGTCGATCGCGAAATCATTTCAGTCCTCGGTGCGAACTGCCAACTCGGTCACCGGATTATCGAAGTCTCTCTTCGCTGCGGCTATCAAGTTCAAGCGTTAACGCAGAGCAAGTTGCAACATCCTGCGGACGTGGACCTGCGAGTTTTGCGAAGCGACGGCTTCCTCGCTCGCGATGTCCAAAATGTCGTTCGAGGCAGTTCCTGTGTCATCAATCTTTGCAACGTGGGCAACTTTGTCGGTTCCCATGACCAACTAACCAGCGCGAGCATCACCAAGATCGCCTTGGCCGAGATGCAACGAACCAGGAAGACTCGATACCTGTTGATCACGCATCAAAGCGTGTCCGTTCCCGGCGATCATCGACTAGGGTTACACGGCCTAGCGTCTCGATACCTCTGGCCGATGATGCACCGCAGTCGTTGGCGAGACATGCAAGACGAAGTCAACGCGTTGATGCAAACACAGCTTGCCTGGACGGCTGTTCGTTGCCCCCAAATCAAAGACGTCTTTGGGTTTGGATCCATCAGCACGGATCGTCACTGCCCGATGGGCCGCTTCGTGGCGCTCGACCGACTCGCACGATACCTGGTCCACTTGAAGGAATCCAACGTCTACGACCAACAAGCGATTTTCGTCGCCAGCCAGTCGACCCGATCAAGCCTCGCAAGCTGCACGCCCAAAAACTAA
- a CDS encoding right-handed parallel beta-helix repeat-containing protein — MKIQRLSFRSTKMFFPWLFLPVFFAVPDSSFALDIFVSVDVSVDGDSQADGSFAKPYGSLPDAVEAVRALRKAGDTEPAAIVLREGRHSLERSLVLGREDGSPVPAENMPAEDVTFELHGAGDVTEPAFLTFAAYPGEHPVISAGVPVTGWKRLESTPDELPAKATGKVWVADMPDGMERFYTLYDSHGRLSRARDSGFAYMKQGTQRTLHFPKGALKIWDNIEDVEIQVRPGRAWAINMLPLASIDEASGVATTGVSATYPMGPLPGYLHDPGASVVWVENILEALDEPGEWVVNTKTRKIYLWPSDPADDGSPRGILAPTTTELIRVEGTIDYDGPTDTPVRGIAFVGLTFSHADRWAWTSDEGRVGWGMQHDWDMFDRPTALLRFRGAEDCRVTDCRFINSGGSGVRLDLHAQRNRIVDSEFAHLGEAGILLSGYGPGTKDANHHNDIVNNHIHHFSEITWHSPGLWAWQSGHNRMVHNELHHSGYSSVLITTRVTPGGRLTGEGGRTVRHHEIAEEDGGRGRGGYENWKRREKYTHSRHNLFEYNEISHAVQLLSDGNAIYVSGAGTGSIVRYNYVHDNNANSLPAPIRCDDDQHDALIYGNVLYNNGGFSAGIASKGVNDIVNNFIVAPAVVPRNGYISFEWAPVTGSKVQRNIIVSHADGGRAQSERLRSGQTTVGPKLESTDMDSNLYYHPTNPNWMDEHLQRMRAVGKEKASLVGDPLFVDPAGSDFNFQPGSPALELGIESLDVSQMGRRDKN, encoded by the coding sequence ATGAAAATACAACGCCTGTCCTTTCGTTCAACGAAGATGTTTTTCCCTTGGCTTTTCTTGCCGGTGTTTTTCGCGGTACCCGACTCAAGCTTTGCCTTGGACATCTTTGTTTCCGTCGACGTTTCCGTTGATGGAGATTCCCAAGCAGATGGCAGTTTTGCAAAACCCTATGGATCTCTTCCTGACGCCGTAGAAGCAGTTCGTGCATTACGCAAAGCGGGCGATACGGAACCGGCAGCGATTGTCCTTCGCGAGGGACGCCATTCGTTGGAGCGGTCATTGGTATTGGGTAGGGAAGATGGTTCCCCGGTGCCCGCTGAAAATATGCCCGCCGAGGATGTGACGTTCGAACTGCATGGTGCCGGTGATGTGACGGAGCCGGCTTTTTTGACGTTCGCTGCTTACCCTGGCGAGCATCCTGTCATCAGTGCGGGAGTTCCTGTTACCGGCTGGAAGCGATTGGAATCAACGCCGGATGAATTGCCGGCCAAAGCGACCGGCAAAGTCTGGGTGGCTGACATGCCTGACGGCATGGAACGGTTCTACACGCTCTATGACAGTCACGGTCGCCTTAGCCGCGCCAGAGATTCTGGATTCGCTTACATGAAGCAGGGCACTCAACGGACACTCCACTTTCCCAAAGGGGCGCTTAAGATTTGGGATAACATTGAAGACGTCGAAATCCAGGTAAGACCAGGCCGAGCCTGGGCAATCAATATGCTGCCGCTCGCATCGATCGATGAAGCCTCGGGTGTTGCCACAACCGGCGTTTCCGCGACCTACCCTATGGGGCCGTTGCCTGGGTATCTTCACGACCCCGGCGCCTCGGTTGTGTGGGTCGAGAATATCCTCGAGGCCTTGGACGAACCCGGGGAATGGGTTGTTAATACGAAAACTCGCAAGATCTATCTGTGGCCTTCTGATCCTGCCGACGATGGATCGCCGCGTGGGATCTTGGCGCCGACGACGACCGAACTGATTCGTGTCGAGGGGACGATCGATTACGACGGCCCCACGGATACGCCCGTCCGAGGCATCGCTTTTGTTGGATTGACTTTTTCCCATGCCGATCGCTGGGCTTGGACGAGCGACGAAGGCCGTGTTGGCTGGGGAATGCAGCACGACTGGGACATGTTTGACCGGCCAACCGCACTCCTTCGTTTCCGCGGTGCCGAGGACTGCCGAGTGACGGACTGTCGCTTTATCAATTCCGGTGGCTCGGGCGTTCGTTTGGATCTGCATGCCCAACGTAATCGGATTGTCGATTCCGAATTTGCACACTTGGGCGAAGCCGGAATCCTATTGTCAGGATATGGCCCCGGCACCAAAGACGCGAATCACCACAACGACATCGTCAACAATCATATTCATCATTTTAGTGAAATCACATGGCATTCCCCCGGACTATGGGCTTGGCAAAGTGGGCACAACCGAATGGTCCACAACGAGTTGCATCACAGCGGCTATTCGTCGGTGCTGATCACCACTCGAGTGACTCCTGGCGGGCGCTTAACCGGTGAAGGTGGCAGGACCGTACGTCACCACGAGATCGCAGAAGAAGACGGCGGTCGAGGACGCGGTGGATACGAGAACTGGAAGCGTCGCGAGAAGTACACGCACTCCCGCCACAATCTCTTTGAGTACAACGAAATTTCGCATGCGGTACAGTTGCTGTCCGATGGAAACGCCATCTATGTCTCCGGGGCGGGGACGGGAAGTATCGTGCGTTACAATTATGTGCACGACAACAATGCAAATTCCCTGCCGGCACCGATCCGCTGCGACGACGACCAACATGATGCGCTCATCTATGGAAACGTCCTCTATAACAACGGCGGATTTTCAGCGGGCATTGCTTCAAAGGGAGTGAACGATATCGTCAACAATTTCATTGTGGCGCCAGCGGTTGTGCCCAGAAACGGTTACATCAGCTTTGAGTGGGCTCCGGTGACGGGTTCCAAGGTACAGCGAAATATCATCGTCTCGCATGCCGATGGTGGACGTGCCCAATCCGAAAGACTGAGAAGTGGGCAGACAACCGTCGGCCCCAAGCTTGAATCAACGGACATGGATTCCAATCTGTATTACCATCCAACCAACCCAAACTGGATGGACGAGCATCTGCAAAGGATGCGGGCGGTCGGCAAAGAGAAGGCAAGTCTGGTCGGCGATCCTCTGTTTGTGGATCCTGCCGGCAGCGACTTCAATTTCCAGCCCGGTAGCCCCGCCTTGGAATTGGGGATCGAGTCGCTAGACGTCTCCCAAATGGGGCGACGGGACAAGAACTAA
- a CDS encoding sulfatase-like hydrolase/transferase, translating into MGTKAVKTAAYRYTLLLTFVVCTNLLGQNRTEAAEQPNVVFVFSDDQRYNSLSMTGDPVTQTPHLDRLATEGVFFNQAFITTPICGPSRANIFTGQWERKNHIGFTMVSQNVITEEAFANSWLMKLKDAGYSTAFIGKHHAKIVDRGNTPLKKNTDFCYYGEGHLGFHFGKHKAFTNLKNRSQVEGLFEATEAFLRPGHDFDYFYRNADKSVANCLKQRDPGKPFAAWVNFNLPHAASIGPMGSEPTDPEFYSSLYNDRADAVPFPDGYPLNVTLPKHVFSNDDLMPYYRHGNRKGLLNTKIKMNRAVYAIDQFIGNLRKMLADIDEDKNTIIVFCSDNGLLLGEHGFGGKTMLYEESVHVPLIVYSPFLPEKVRGTQRDEFVVGQDIPATILDMCGLDVPSTYQGVSMLPLIEGKHVDWRGDVFLENLFTMQGYPRQEAVRGERYKYIRYFSKENDRDQYLPDASIAGEKPIYEELFDLQTDPRELVNLASSPEYEVTLQTYRDRCQELVVELAE; encoded by the coding sequence ATGGGAACTAAAGCCGTGAAGACCGCAGCTTACCGCTATACACTTCTTTTAACGTTCGTCGTTTGCACGAACTTGCTCGGCCAGAACCGAACGGAGGCTGCCGAGCAGCCGAACGTTGTTTTCGTCTTCTCGGACGACCAGCGATACAATTCTTTAAGCATGACAGGCGATCCCGTCACGCAAACGCCTCACTTGGATCGTTTGGCGACTGAAGGCGTGTTTTTCAACCAAGCCTTCATCACGACTCCGATTTGTGGACCGAGCCGAGCAAACATTTTCACCGGGCAATGGGAACGCAAGAACCACATCGGATTCACGATGGTTTCCCAAAACGTTATCACCGAGGAAGCCTTTGCCAACAGTTGGCTGATGAAGCTGAAGGACGCCGGCTACAGCACCGCCTTTATCGGCAAACACCACGCAAAAATTGTCGATCGCGGCAACACACCGCTGAAGAAAAACACAGACTTCTGCTATTACGGCGAGGGACATCTTGGCTTTCATTTTGGGAAGCACAAAGCGTTTACGAACCTGAAAAACCGCAGTCAAGTCGAAGGACTGTTCGAGGCGACCGAGGCATTTTTAAGACCGGGACATGACTTCGATTACTTCTACAGAAACGCCGACAAATCTGTCGCAAATTGTTTGAAGCAACGCGACCCCGGCAAGCCGTTCGCAGCGTGGGTCAATTTCAATCTCCCCCATGCGGCTAGCATCGGCCCGATGGGGTCCGAACCCACTGACCCAGAGTTCTACTCGTCGTTGTACAACGACCGAGCAGACGCAGTTCCGTTTCCAGACGGATATCCACTGAACGTTACTTTGCCCAAGCATGTTTTCAGCAATGACGATCTGATGCCGTACTACCGACACGGCAATCGAAAGGGTTTGCTGAACACGAAAATCAAAATGAATCGTGCGGTGTATGCCATCGACCAATTCATCGGCAACTTGCGAAAAATGCTTGCCGACATCGACGAAGACAAGAACACGATCATCGTGTTCTGTTCGGACAACGGGCTGCTGTTGGGCGAACACGGTTTTGGCGGCAAGACCATGCTTTACGAAGAATCCGTTCACGTTCCACTGATCGTTTACTCGCCTTTCCTTCCCGAAAAAGTCCGAGGCACGCAGCGTGACGAGTTCGTGGTGGGGCAAGACATCCCGGCAACGATTTTGGACATGTGTGGACTCGATGTACCGAGTACATATCAGGGCGTCAGCATGCTGCCGCTAATCGAAGGCAAGCATGTCGATTGGCGTGGCGACGTGTTCCTCGAAAACTTGTTCACCATGCAAGGTTACCCGCGACAAGAAGCCGTGCGCGGAGAGCGGTACAAATACATCCGCTACTTCAGCAAGGAAAACGATCGCGATCAATACTTGCCCGACGCATCCATCGCGGGCGAGAAACCAATCTACGAAGAACTATTCGATTTGCAGACCGACCCACGCGAGTTGGTGAATTTGGCATCAAGCCCCGAGTACGAAGTGACTCTGCAAACCTATCGCGACCGTTGCCAAGAACTCGTCGTCGAACTGGCCGAGTAA